From Carya illinoinensis cultivar Pawnee chromosome 5, C.illinoinensisPawnee_v1, whole genome shotgun sequence, one genomic window encodes:
- the LOC122311335 gene encoding phenylacetaldehyde reductase-like isoform X1, whose translation MSGGVEKVVCVTGASGYIASWLVKLLLQRGYTVNASVRDPNDPKKTEHLLMLDGAKERLHLFKADLLEEGSFDSLVDGCEGVFHTASPVDFSANDPQAELIEPAVKGTLNVLRSCAKFSSVKRVVLTSSMAAVIYSGKPLTPDVVVDETWISDPAICEKSKVHLWYVLSKTLAEKAAWEFSKENGIDMVAMLPWWVTGPLLQPTLNATLEPFLKLVKGAESLPFIYPAWVDVRDVANAHILAFENPSASGRYCLVGRVLQFSEFVKLIRDLFPDINLPEKCGDDHPFASSCKVSRERAEGLGLNFTPVEETLKDTFESLRARNFF comes from the exons ATGAGTGGTGGAGTAGAGAAGGTGGTGTGCGTAACCGGAGCGTCCGGATACATTGCGTCGTGGCTGGTGAAACTCTTACTCCAACGCGGATACACTGTCAATGCTTCTGTTCGTGACCCAA ATGACCCAAAGAAGACAGAACACTTACTTATGCTGGATGGAGCTAAGGAAAGACTTCATTTGTTCAAAGCAGACTTACTGGAAGAAGGATCTTTTGATTCCCTGGTGGATGGATGTGAGGGCGTTTTCCATACAGCCAGCCCTGTTGATTTCAGTGCCAACGATCCGCAG GCCGAATTAATTGAGCCAGCTGTGAAGGGAACACTTAACGTTCTTAGATCATGTGCTAAATTTTCATCTGTTAAAAGAGTGGTTTTAACATCCTCAATGGCAGCAGTTATATACAGTGGAAAACCCCTTACTCCTGATGTGGTAGTTGATGAGACTTGGATTTCAGATCCAGCTATTTGTGAGAAATCGAAGGTTCAT CTTTGGTATGTGCTTTCAAAGACCTTGGCAGAGAAGGCTGCTTGGGAATTTTCGAAAGAAAATGGAATTGACATGGTAGCAATGCTTCCTTGGTGGGTGACTGGTCCCCTTTTACAGCCAACTCTCAATGCAACTTTGGAGCCATTTCTCAAACTTGTGAAAG GGGCTGAAAGTCTTCCATTTATATATCCCGCATGGGTTGATGTTAGAGATGTTGCTAATGCACATATACTAGCCTTCGAGAATCCATCAGCCAGTGGAAGATATTGTTTAGTTGGAAGAGTTCTCCAATTTTCTGAGTTTGTGAAGCTTATACGTGATCTCTTCCCTGATATAAACCTTCCTGAAAA ATGCGGAGATGACCATCCTTTTGCATCATCCTGCAAGGTATCTAGGGAGAGAGCAGAAGGTTTAGGCCTTAACTTCACTCCTGTGGAGGAGACTTTAAAGGACACTTTTGAAAGCTTGAGGGCGAGGAACTTCTTTTGA
- the LOC122311335 gene encoding phenylacetaldehyde reductase-like isoform X2 translates to MSGGVEKVVCVTGASGYIASWLVKLLLQRGYTVNASVRDPNDPKKTEHLLMLDGAKERLHLFKADLLEEGSFDSLVDGCEGVFHTASPVDFSANDPQAELIEPAVKGTLNVLRSCAKFSSVKRVVLTSSMAAVIYSGKPLTPDVVVDETWISDPAICEKSKLWYVLSKTLAEKAAWEFSKENGIDMVAMLPWWVTGPLLQPTLNATLEPFLKLVKGAESLPFIYPAWVDVRDVANAHILAFENPSASGRYCLVGRVLQFSEFVKLIRDLFPDINLPEKCGDDHPFASSCKVSRERAEGLGLNFTPVEETLKDTFESLRARNFF, encoded by the exons ATGAGTGGTGGAGTAGAGAAGGTGGTGTGCGTAACCGGAGCGTCCGGATACATTGCGTCGTGGCTGGTGAAACTCTTACTCCAACGCGGATACACTGTCAATGCTTCTGTTCGTGACCCAA ATGACCCAAAGAAGACAGAACACTTACTTATGCTGGATGGAGCTAAGGAAAGACTTCATTTGTTCAAAGCAGACTTACTGGAAGAAGGATCTTTTGATTCCCTGGTGGATGGATGTGAGGGCGTTTTCCATACAGCCAGCCCTGTTGATTTCAGTGCCAACGATCCGCAG GCCGAATTAATTGAGCCAGCTGTGAAGGGAACACTTAACGTTCTTAGATCATGTGCTAAATTTTCATCTGTTAAAAGAGTGGTTTTAACATCCTCAATGGCAGCAGTTATATACAGTGGAAAACCCCTTACTCCTGATGTGGTAGTTGATGAGACTTGGATTTCAGATCCAGCTATTTGTGAGAAATCGAAG CTTTGGTATGTGCTTTCAAAGACCTTGGCAGAGAAGGCTGCTTGGGAATTTTCGAAAGAAAATGGAATTGACATGGTAGCAATGCTTCCTTGGTGGGTGACTGGTCCCCTTTTACAGCCAACTCTCAATGCAACTTTGGAGCCATTTCTCAAACTTGTGAAAG GGGCTGAAAGTCTTCCATTTATATATCCCGCATGGGTTGATGTTAGAGATGTTGCTAATGCACATATACTAGCCTTCGAGAATCCATCAGCCAGTGGAAGATATTGTTTAGTTGGAAGAGTTCTCCAATTTTCTGAGTTTGTGAAGCTTATACGTGATCTCTTCCCTGATATAAACCTTCCTGAAAA ATGCGGAGATGACCATCCTTTTGCATCATCCTGCAAGGTATCTAGGGAGAGAGCAGAAGGTTTAGGCCTTAACTTCACTCCTGTGGAGGAGACTTTAAAGGACACTTTTGAAAGCTTGAGGGCGAGGAACTTCTTTTGA